Proteins found in one Amphiura filiformis chromosome 14, Afil_fr2py, whole genome shotgun sequence genomic segment:
- the LOC140170033 gene encoding vitamin D3 receptor-like, with the protein MSMALTRVDKKLIKIEPKPEASNESKPDVGKGPVCAVCGDEASGMHYRAMTCEGCKTFFRRNAAKRQKLKCDLDEGKCVMNAYLRRHCAFCRMKKCIAVGMQVDRVWNKERVKTRKPITKKPKPKKTELPTPKDISSSTSIGHKAVEIPAEIQKLMDIVEKAYTKSHALPKQNVYKLPTPISQMVVPDDEDKASKESDSKEQESSKSENVKENEDSKSHSHDDNANSSYTDDKNTVCESNTQISVNKSEEFTSIVNEPKTVVSPSKTEQFILPVTPPPSSCDPNESRNRLSSSSSPSSVCTMGSGADATGSGGSVDATMTSYIMQMSLIGLRAMIVFCKELPIFPELSWESQAALIKGAFVEFVFIGSVFRFNDSKRLVESYFNPGHVYTRDMCNKAGMGNVFDEIAHLADKLLPLQLTTSEFSVLYALCIFSPDRPGLGDESKKIVESAQEQLAEGLRCKLEQRGLAVNFPKVIMVLADLRNVTDTYKNDIMQVELHSNVITPLLAEMFDINCA; encoded by the exons atgagcATGGCACTTACTAGAGTGGATAAAAAACTTATCAAAATTGAGCCAAA GCCTGAAGCTTCAAATGAAAGCAAACCAGATGTGGGCAAAGGCCCAGTGTGCGCCGTATGTGGTGATGAGGCCAGTGGGATGCACTACCGAGCCATGACATGTGAGGGATGCAAGACATTCTTCAGACGGAATGCTGCAAAACGGCAAAAACTAAAATGTGATCTTGACGAGGGAAAGTGTGTAATGAATGCGTATTTGAGACGACATTGTGCATTCTGTCGTATGAAGAAATGTATAGCAGTTGGGATGCAGGTGGATA GAGTATGGAACAAAGAGCGAGTAAAAACAAGGAAACCCATCACCAAGAAACCAAAACCAAAGAAAACAGAACTTCCCACACCAAAGGATATCTCGTCATCGACATCAATAGGGCACAAAGCTGTGGAGATACCTGCTGAGATCCAGAAGCTAATGGATATAGTGGAGAAAGCTTATACCAAGTCTCATGCACTGCCCAAACAGAATGTATATAAATTG CCTACACCTATCAGTCAGATGGTGGTACCAGATGATGAAGACAAAGCTAGCAAGGAATCAGATTCAAAAGAGCAGGAATCAAGTAAAAGTGAGAATGTCAAAGAAAATGAAGATTCAAAGAGCCACAGCCATGATGACAATGCAAACAGCTCTTATACTGATGACAAAAACACAGTATGTGAAAGTAACACTCAAATCAGTGTTAATAAGAGTGAAGAATTTACCAGCATTGTCAATGAGCCTAAAACTGTGGTTAGCCCTAGTAAGACAGAGCAGTTCATATTGCCTGTAACACCACCACCATCCTCATGTGACCCAAATGAGAGCAGAAATAgattatcttcttcttcttctccatcATCAGTATGCACTATGGGCAGTGGAGCAGATGCTACTGGATCTGGTGGCAGTGTTGATGCAACAATGACATCATATATAATGCAGATGTCCTTGATTGGATTACGTGCTATGATTGTATTCTGTAAAGAGCTGCCCATTTTCCCAGAACTTTCTTGGGAAAGTCAAGCAGCATTGATAAAAG GTGCCTTTGTGGAGTTTGTGTTCATTGGGTCAGTTTTTCGCTTCAATGACAGTAAAAGACTAGTAGAGAGTTACTTCAATCCAGGGCACGTGTACACAAGAGATATGTGCAACAAAGCTGGAATGGGTAACGTATTTGATGAAATCGCACATTTGGCAGATAAACTCCTTCCACTGCAGCTGACCACATCGGAGTTTAGCGTGTTATATGCTCTTTGCATATTCTCACCAG ATCGGCCAGGTCTTGGTGATGAAAGTAAGAAAATTGTGGAATCAGCTCAAGAACAACTAGCAGAAGGTTTGAGGTGTAAATTGGAGCAACGTGGATTGGCTGTCAACTTTCCCAAG GTCATAATGGTGTTAGCAGATCTACGCAATGTAACAGACACTTACAAAAATGACATCATGCAGGTGGAACTGCATTCAAATGTTATCACTCCACTGTTAGCTGAAATGTTTGATATCAACTGTGCTTGA